The Candidatus Sphingomonas colombiensis genome contains the following window.
GGTGGGACGATATGACCCGCAGCCTGGAGGCGAGCTGGATCGAGCCGGTCGGCCCCAATCCGCCGCCGACCGCCTGCGACGCGCTTCAGACGAAGGAGGTGTCGCCGTTGACCTTCGAGGTGCTGGCACGCCGGGATGCGAAAGGCGTAGCCGTGAGCGAGGAAGAGATCGCGACCGCGCAGCGCTGGGCAGCGGAAAATCTTCGACTGGTGGTCGAGCCCGGTGGCGCAGTGGCGCTCGCCGCCCTGCTGGCGGGTCGAGTGCCGCTAGAGGCGGGGATGCTGGTCATTCTGTCCGGCGGCAATGTCGATATGGCCGCTTACGGGCGCGTCCTTTCCCGGCATACGGAAAGCTAGAATGATGCCCGATCGATGATCTGATGCGGGCTGGGCGGGGAAACTGGGCACGGGCGAGCCGCATTGATTGGCGGATGGGCCGATCGCGCGGCTCGAGCACGCTTCGTGGCCGAGGGCAGGATCCGCATCGTGCCGGAACGCCCGCGCGGCGGCGGCATTGTCGGTTTAACGTCACTGTCGCCGTCGGGTGGTAATCCGGACGAACTATCGGATTGGAAACGCGTCGCTAACTGACCTGTGAGGGCGGATCTCGAACGCGACGGCGATCTCCCGCCATGCTATCATTCGGCCACGGATATGGAGGGCTGAAAATGGCAATCGATCCGCCCGGTGATGGCCTTGTCGGCCTCGCGCCGATCGCGCCGAGAGCGGCGCTCGGCCTTATGCCGAACGAACAGCACCAGACTTACCATGGCTTTATGAGGGGCGCGCCAGGTGCGCCCCAGCCAGCATATTGCCTCGCGATCGTGGAGTTCGATGATCAGGGTCGATGTTACGATCGTGGCCAAATGGACGCCGTCGCCGGGGTGATGACCCAGTTGATGCACGATGAGGCCGACGTAATTCTGTTGGTATTCGTTCACGGCTGGAAGCACGACGCGCGAACGGATGACGAGGATCTCTCCGAGTTTCGGCGAGTGCTCATGCGCGTCGGCCTGCATGAACGAAATACCGCTGCGGGAAGGGCGCGGCCGGTAATGGGGATCTTCATCGGGTGGCGGGGCATGTCGGAATATGGCGTGGGCGATATCGTTGCGGACAGCACCTTCTGGGGACGTCAGGCGGCGGCGCAGCGGGTGGCGACGGGTTCCGTCCGCGAGCTGTTCGGTCGCCTTCGCCATTATCGCAATCATCGGCTCACGCGCGATCGGAGCGGCTCTCCGCTGCTTGTAATCGCGGGTCACAGTTTTGGCGGCATGATCGTCTATTCCGCCCTGTCGCAGTCGCTGATTGAGGCCGCGTCGGCGCCGGGGGGGTTATTGACGCCGAGCTTCGCGGATCTCGTGCTGCTGGTGAACCCGGCAATCGAAGGCGCTCGCTATCTGCCGATTTACGATCTGGTGAAGGGCGCGGCGTTTCGGGCGCGCAATATACCGCAGCCGCCAGTGTTCATCTGCGCTCAGGCGGAGAATGACCAACCCGTCGGCACGTTCTTTCCGATAGGAAATTTTACCCGGCGGCTCGATCAAGCGACGATCGGCGATCTGGAAAAGGCGTGCACGACGCACGCGATCGGCTTCATTCCCGAGTTTCGCACGCACCGGCTGACCGGCTCGTCCGAAGGTGCTTCATTCCGTCTCGATCCACCGGGGGAGCGACAGGAAAATCCCTATTGGGTGGTCGGCGCGGACAAAGCCGTCATCAACAATCACAGCGGTATTTGGCAGCAACCGTTTCAGGATTTTCTGGCGGACATACTGCTGGAGCATGTCGAGGCCTCGCGCCGGTAAAATCAGGATATTTTCGTAAGTAGAGGGCGAACCCTTCGTCGTGGCGCGAGCGTTTAACTCGGCAACGCGCCGCACGGAGACATGGGATGGCCGATAATCGACAGATACTCGTCGGAAGTGAGCATGCCGCGCCACGGGACATGAAGGCGATCGGGCGAGTTCCCGGTGACGAGATCATCACCGTCAGCCTTTATCTGAAGCCAACGGCGCAAAAGGGAGCGCCTGCTGTCTCGTCGCGCGCGGAGCTTCGGGCGCGGCGCGAAAAGGATCACGCGGCGGATTTCGACGCCATTGCCGCTTTCGCGCATGAGGCGGGATTGGAGGTCGTGGCGAAGGATGCGGCGCGGCGCCTTGTGCAGCTGCGGGGGAAGGCGAGCGTCGTAGAAGCGGCCTTCGGGACCGAGCTTCACCATTATGCGCAGAAGGGGAAGGTTTATCGCGGCAGGACCGGCCCGTTGCTCTTGCCCGCGACCGTGGTGGGGCGTGTCGCGGCCGTTCTGGGGCTCGACACAAGCCCGATCGCGACGCCCAAAATAGTTCCGCATCGCGGAACGACGCCACCAACCGGATTTTTGCCCACTGACGTGGCAAAGCTCTACGGTTTTGGCGGTTCCGATGCGGCGGGCCAATGCATCGGTATCATCGAACTGGGCGGGGGCTTCACGGATGCCGACAATCAGGCTGCGTTCAAAGCCATGAACATGCCTGTTCCGGATATTGTTGCGATCGGTGTTGACGGAGCCGGCAACGCCCCCGGCGCGAGTGATGCGGACGGCGAAGTCGCGCTGGACATCCAGGTCGCGGGCGGCGTCGCGCCGGGAGCCCGGCTCGCGGTCTATTTTGCGCCGAACACCAGCCAGGGCTTTGTCGATGCGATCACGCAGGCGGTGCATGACGATGCGAATAAACCCTCCGTACTTTCGATCAGTTGGGGATCGGGCGAAAATGGCTGGAGCCAACAGTCCATCGCAGTAATGGGCGCGGCCTTTCAGGATGCCGCCACTCTCAACGTTACGGTGTGCGCCGCATCGGGCGACGGGCTGGCGACCGATGGTGAGAACGATGGACAGGCGCATGTCGACTATCCTGCGTCCGATCCTGCGGTTCTGGGGTGTGGGGGCACCAGGATTACGCTGGCGGGAGGCGGCATCACGAAAGAGGTGGTGTGGAATAGCAATGGCGGCGGCACCGGCGGCGGTGTCAGTGTGCTCTTTGCACTCCCTGGCTACCAGAAAAACGCTGGTGTGCCGTTACCTCGCGGCTCAGCAGGCGGGCGCGGCGTGCCGGATGTGGCGGGTAATGCCGATCCGGATAGCGGCTATCGGATCCTGACGGCGGGGCAGGTGGGGATCATCGGCGGGACGAGTGCTGTTGCACCGCTCTGGGCCGCTATCGTCGCGATCCTCAACGTGATTCGGAAATCGCCGCTGGGTCTGCCCCACGCGCATCTCTACGCCGTTCCCGATGTTTTTCGGGACATAACATCTGGCGACAACAAATCCGGCGGCGTCGGCTTTTCGGCCGGGAAGGGGTGGGATGCCTGTACGGGGCTCGGTTCGCCCATCGGGTCGGCGCTACGATCGGCGCCCGGTATAACCGCGACCTGACGGGCACTAGCCGATTATCCGCCAAGGCCGCTTGTCCAAACTCCCGATGACAGCGTGGGGCCATCGTTTTGCTGCCCTTTGCCGGGATACGCGTGCGGGTTTTTTCATGCCGGCGTCCCCCAGATTGGGAGATTGGTATGGGATGATGCCCGCAATCATGCTTGATAAGAATCTATTTTCAAGGATAGGGTATGGTCATGGACGGTCAGACCCTGCGCGATAAGCCGCTCGACAAGAAGGGCTTGCTTGAGAAGTATCTTGCCGAACGCGACAAGCGCTTGCGCGACGATGGCAACGATCAGTATCTCGATCTGGAGGGGGCTTTCGCGCATTACGCGACCGATCCCTACACGCGCTTCGTCGAGCGTGAGCCGGTCTTCGATCACGTCACTTTCGCATTCGTTGGTGCAGGTTTCGCGGGGCTGGTTACGGGCGCGCGGCTCGCCGAGGCGGGGATCACCGATTATCGGCTGATCGAGAAGGGCGGCGACGTCGGCGGCACCTGGTATTGGAATCGCTATCCCGGCGCGCAATGCGACACCGCGTCGATGATCTATTTGCCGCTGCTCGAAGAAACCGGGCACATGCCTACCGAGAAATATGTCCATGGTCCCGAGATTTTGGCGCAGTGCCAGCGGATCGCCGGACAATACGGGCTATACGACAAGGCGTTGTTCCATACGCAGATCGCCTCGCTCAATTGGGATGAAGGGCGCTCGCTATGGGTGGTTTCAACGGATCGTGGCGATCGTTTCACCGCCAAATACATTGGCCTGGGCACTGGCCCGATCCACATTCCCAAACTGCCTGGCATTCCGGGTATTGAGGATTTCAAGGGCCATTCGTTCCACACCAGCCGCTGGGATTATGGCTATACCGGCGGCAATGCGGCGGGGGCGAAGCTCGACAAACTGGCCGACAAGCGCGTGGCGATTATCGGCACCGGGGCAACTGCGGTGCAGATTGTTCCGCATCTCGCGCGTGCCGCGAAGGAGCTTTATGTCGTCCAGCGCACGCCTTCTTCGGTAGATGTTCGTGACAACGCGCCGATCGATCCCGATTGGTTTACGGAAATCGCGACCCCGGGCTGGCAACAGCGTTGGCTCGAAAACTTTACGGCCAATCAGACGCCAGGTTTCATGATCGATGAAGATCTCGTCCAGGATGGCTGGACCGATATCTCGCGCCGTATCAAGGAGCGGGTAGCAATGCTGCCGCCTGATCAGCGCAGTTTCGAGCAGATCCTTGCGGTGTGGGAGGATGCGGATTTCGAGAAAATGAACGAAATCCGCGCCCGTGTAGATACGATTGTCGAAGACCTTGAAGCAGCTGAAAACCTGAAGGCGTGGTATCGACAATTGTGTAAACGGCCGTGTTTTCACGATCAGTATTTGCAGGCATTTAATCAACCCGGCACGCATCTGATCGACACCGACGGAAAGGGCGTCGAGAAAATCACCGCGAAGGGCTTTGTCGTCGCAGGCCGCGAATATGAAGTCGATTGCATCGTTTATGCCTCCGGGTTTCGGGTCGGGGCGAACCTTTCGGCGCTGGTCGCGTTCGATGTGGTGGGTCGTGGTGGCCTTAAGCTGTCGGACGCTTGGGGCGACGGTATGCGATCGCTTCACGGCATCCACGTCCACGACTTTCCCAATATGTTCGTCGTGACGCCCGCCCAAGGCGCCAATCTGATTTCCAATGTGCCGCACAATCTTACCGCATCGGGGCGTACGATTGCCGCCGTCGTCGCGCGGGCTGAGGAAATTGGTGCGAAGGAAGTGGAGGTTTCGCGCGAAGCACAGGATGAATGGGTTGCATTGCTGCTGACGGGCTCGGCGCGTTCGCTACGGACTGCGCCCGATTGCACGCCGGGTTACTACAACAATGAAGGCAAGGATTCCGGCCCCGCCGCCGCTTATGCCGTGGGTTATCCGCTCGGCGCCCATGCCTACTTCAAATATCTCGGCGACTGGACGATGTCCGGCAAGTTCGATGGCATCGAGTTCCGCTGACCAGCGTGACTTTCGCGAAATAGGGCTGCGCCGCTGCCGATCCGAATGTCGGATCGGTCATTGCGGCCAATTCAGGATGCCATAGGATTAGCCGGGATCGGGCTAAGACAGGTTAGCCGGTCGGCTAACCAGCGCACCGTCGAAAGCGATTGGAAGGGTCGGCAACCGTGTTTCGCGACCGTCCGGGAGTGTCACCGTTTCCAGTGCGCCGGATGCGTTGAGATGCGGATCGTCAAACATATCCTCAGGTTTGCCGATCGGCGCGAACGGCAGGCCAGTGCCCTCAAGCCGCTCGACGATTTCGGCGCGGGCGAAGCCGGCGATCAGCGTTCGGATTTGGGGCAGGATGCGTTCGCGCTGACGGACACGCTCGTTATTCTTGCGCAAGCTTTCGTCTGCCCAAAGTTCATCGAGGCCGAATAGCTTGCAGAACTTCTCCCATAGTGCGTCGGTAACGACGCCGATGAAGACCGGTTCGTCTTTGGTTTCGAATACGTCGTAGATTGCCCAGGCGGAAATGCGCACCGGCATCGGGTCGGCGGCTTTGCCGGTGACGGCGAGTTGCGCCATGTGCTGCCCGACCAGATAGACGGTCGTTTCGAACAGCGACGCCTGAATGAGTTTGCCCTTGCCGGTCCGATGACGCTCCTCAAGCGCGGCGAGCACGCCGATGACGCCGAACATTCCGCCGGTCACGTCGATCACGCTGGAGCCGGCGCGCAATGGCCGCCCGGGTGGCCCGGTCATGTAAGCGAGCCCGCCCATCATCTGGGCGACCTCGTCCAATGCGGTGCGCTTTTCATAAGGGCCGGGCAGGAAGCCTTTGGCCGAGCAATAGATAAGCCGCGGATTGAGCGCCGACAGCGTCGCATAATCGAGCCCGAGTTTGTCGAGCGCGCCGGGGCGGAAATTCTCGATCACGATATCGGCTTCAACCGCAAGTTGCGTGGCAGCGGCCAATCCCTCGACTGTCTTTAAGTCGAGGTGCACGCTTTGCTTATGCCGGTTGTACATCGGGAAATAGCCGGCACCAGACCCAAGCAGCGTGCGGGTCTTGTCGCCTTCTGGCGGCTCGACCCTGATAACCTCCGCGCCAAGGGCGGCCAGGATCGCGCCGGCGGCCGGTCCCATGACCATATGGGTAAATTCAACGACTTTCAGGCCGGCAAGCGGAGTAGGGGCCGTCATGCCGCGACCTGCGCGAAACCGAGCGGCAGGCCGGCATCGGGCGTGAAGCCGTAAAGCGGCTCGCCGGGCAGCGCCTCGGCGATGATCGCCCGGACCTTTAGCAGCTTCTCCAGGTCGATTCCGGTTTCGTACCCCATGGCCTCAAGCATGAAGACCAAATCCTCCGTTACGATATTGCCCGATGCGCCGGGCGCGAACGGGCAGCCACCCAGGCCGCCCAGCGACGCGTCGAGCGTGGTGATGCCTTCCTCCAATCCGGCCAGCGCGTTGGCGAGGCCAAGTCCACGGGTATTATGGAGGTGCAGAGTGTTGAGCCTATGCTGGCCCACCTCTGCCTTCACCCGCCGCACCAGCCGTTTCACCTGCGCGGGGTTCGCATAGCCGGTAGTATCCGAAAGGCCGACCTCGGCCGCGCCCGCCTCTATTGCGGCGGCGGCGAGGCGCGTCACACTATCCTCGCTCACCAGTCCCTCGATCGTGCAGCCGAAGGCGGTGGCCAAACCGATCTCGAAATGTGGGCGTGTCGCGTTCGGCTGCGCCGCGACCAACTCTGCGATGGCGCGAATTTCCGCGATCACGCCAGCATGATCCTTGCGAACGTTCTTCAGACTGTGTGTTTCCGACATCGAAAAGGGCATCGAAATCTTCTGCGCGCCTGCGGCGATCGCACGCTCGGCCCCTTTGAGGTTCGGAACCAGCACCGCGACCGCCAATCCATCGATCTCTTTGGCAAAGGCAACCAGTTCCGCTGTGTCCGCCATTTGCGGCAGCAGAGAGGGTGGAACGAAACTGCCCACCTCGATTTCAGGGACGCCGGCGGCAGCTTCAGCGAGAATCCACGCCTTTTTGGCGGCAAGGGGCATCACGCGGGCGATGCTTTGCAAGCCATCGCGAGGACCGACCTCGCTGATATGGACGCGGTTCATGATTTGGTATCTCCGAGATAAATCCAGGGGCGCGCCGCACGATCAGTTCGCTGGAACGCAGCGATCTCAGCGCGGTACTTGAAAGTGAGGTCGATGGCGTCGAGACCTTCCAGCAGCATCGCCTTGGCTTCCGCGCCGATCTCGAACCGCCATTGGTGGCCCGCGGCCACGCTTACCGTTTGTTGGGCCAGATCGATCGCCACCACGTCATCGGCGACTGCGATGGCTGCCACGGCACTCTCGTCGAGCACCAGGGGGACAATGCCATTGCGGGTACAATTGCCGGCGAAGATCGGCGCGAAGCTCGGCGCGATCACCGCGCGGATGCCATATTCGGCCAAGGCCCACACAGCGTGTTCCCGGCTAGAGCCGCAACCGAAATTGTGACCGCCAAGCAGGATATGCGCGTTAGCGTATCGTGCCTGATTGAGCACGAAATCAGGATTTGGATCGCGGCCGCCGGGTGTCAGATAGCGCCACGCCGCGAACAGCCCGTCGGCGAGCCCGGTCTTGCCGGTGCTTTTCATCTCGCGCGACGGGATGATCGCATCGGTATCGATATTATTCCGGATCAATGGCGCGGCGATGCTGGAAAGCCTGGTGAATGGCGTCATCGCGCCAACTCCCGTGGATCGGCGATGCGACCGGCGATCGCGCTTGCGACCACTGTTTCGGGGCTTGCGATATGTGTGCGGATATTGGGGCCCTGACGCCCTTCGAAATTGCGATTGGTGGATGAAACCACCCGCGAACCGGCAGGAAAGCTCTCCCCCCCGGCATAGAAGCACATTGAGCATCCGCTCATGCGCCATTCGAAGCCAGCGTCGGTGAAGATACGGTCCAGCCCCTCCGCCTCGGCGGCGCGGCGGACGCTCATCGAGCCGGGTACGACCAGCGCCTTCACGCCGGGCGCGACATGCCGGCCGCGCAGAAGCGCAGCAGAGCGGCGCAGGTCGGAAAGGCGCCCGTTGGTGCAACTGCCGATGAAAGCGGCGTCGATCGGCAAACCGATGAGCGCCTGTCCCGCCTCCAACCCCATATAAGCAAGGGCTTGCTGGGGCGGGTTGAGAGGAACGTGCCTCGACACCCCTATGCTATGCTCGGGCGAGGTGCCCCAGCTGATCATCGGTTCGATTGTCGACGCGTCGATCGCGATATCGGCATCGAATGTGGCGTCCGGATCGGATGCCAGTGTCCGCCATTCGGCGATCGCCTGTTCAAGCACAATTCCGGATGGTGCGTAGCGGCGACCTCGTATCCACTCGAAGGTCCTGTCATCGGGCGCGATTATCCCGGTCATCGCGGCGAATTCCGTCGCCATGTTGCAGAGCGTCATGCGCCCTTCCATGTCGAGCGCGGTGACGGCGTCGCCAGTGAACTCGATCGCATAGCCCTTGCCACCGCCGGCACCGTATTTTGCGATCAATGCCAGGATCATATCCTTGGGCGTAACCCCAGGCGCGAGCATATTGTCGAAGGCCACGCGCATGGTCTGAGGACGTGGCAGGCGTAGCGTGCCGGTTGCCATCGCATGTTCCGCCTCGGACGATCCGATCCCCCAGGCGAGCGCGCCGAACGCTCCTTGAGTGCAAGTGTGGCTGTCCGGCGCGATCAACGTGCAACCCGGCAGCACGATTCCCAGTTCGGGTGAGATTACGTGGACGATGCCCTGATCGCGATCCGTCACGTCGAACAACGTGATCCCGGCGGCGACCGTTGCCGCGCGCGTTTCCGTGATGAACGCCTGTCCGCCGGGCATCAGCGTCTGGTCGCTGCGGCCCGGGCGGGTATCGACGATATGATCCATCACGCAGAACACGCGGGCGGGATCGGCAACCGGCCGGTTCGCCGCTCTCAGACTGTTGAGGGCGGCGGCGCCGGTCCGTTCGTGCAGGAAGATCCGGTCGACCGCGATCAGGTTCGCGCCACCCGTGAGGTCGGCCACGACATGGCGGTTCCAGATCTTTCCGAACAGGGTTTGCGGATCAGGCAGAACCGGCCTCCATCTCCTTGTCGAGCGCCGCCCAGTCGCGGCTGACCAGCTTTTCCTGGATCGCGGTACGCGTTTCGAGCAAACCGTTGCGAATCCAATGCCAGGTCCGGCAGCGCGACTGGCCGTCGTCCGAAATCTGGATCATCTCATATAGGTACAGGCTGGGATCGCCCTGACGCTGCCAATAGAGCATGACGGTACGGCTATATTCGTCGAGCCCGACTTCGGCCGCCCAACCTTTGATCAGATCATTGTCCCACCATACGCGCTTGTCGTGATAGGCCGCCGGAAAATCGCGTGTTTCGGTGCGCCCGTCGTCCCAGGTGTAGTAATTGGTCTGGTGGTAAGGAAATTCGCCACCGGCGGGGAAACGGCAGAACAGGCGGGACGTGTGCTGGTCGATCTTCTCGCCGGCTGCATTGTAATAGGTGTAAACGCCATCCCACACGCCTTCGTGGCGGGCCAGCAGCGGCATATCTTCCCGGATACTCATTCGACTCTCTCCTCTTATTCCGGCCTATCGACCGGATGGTGACCAGATATCGGCGCGTTTTTTTGCCCAGTCTGCGGTGTCCCAGCGGATCGGTGTGGTCGTCTCCGCCATCAGCGCGTCGCGATTGGCGGCGAGCAGCACGGCGAGCAGCGCGCGGCCGGCGCGTGCGCGGATCATGCTGTGATGCTCGGTGGCCAGCGCCGCAGGCGCAATTTCTTCTGCCGCGAAAGGGATGGCGTTGGCTGCCTTCGCTTCGAACCAGGGCCAAAAGAAATGCGCCGCGCGCACCGCGCCCCACGCTGCGTTGAGATAGGTGCCGTGACGATCGGGCGTTTGATCGGGGATGGCGCGCTGGCACCAATCTTCGGATTGCTCGGTGAGCGGGATATGCGCCGCTACCGCCCCCCATCCGCCGGTGGCGATCCCACGCGAAACGGCTGCCGCGAGCAGGGCCGACAGGCCTTCGCCGATGATGAGCGGGTGGTGTGCCTTACTAATGGCCGTAATTGCTGCGGCGGTTACCGCGCTCCAATCGTCGAGGGCAGCTGAGAAGCCAGCCTGCCAATCATCGGACAGGCCGTGACCGGGGAGATCGATTGCGAGCGAGTCGTTCGTTTCGAACAGGTCCGCCGCCCGGCCCGGCGCGTGCAATAGAACGGTCTCCGCGGCGGGATCGCCCTGCCAGTGGATCAGTCCATCGAAGCCGTTGCAGGCGATATGGACGAACCCGCCATTGCTGCTTTCCCTCAAGGTGGGCGTGGCGGCGGCCGGGGCCGCGCGCAGATGTGCGAGGCAGGCTGCTTCAAGGGCCGCTGGAGTGGCGACCGCCTGAGCTTGCCAGCTTGGCGGTAGCGTGCCGAGCCGAGCGATATGCGCCTGCAAAGGGTCGCCGTTATAGGCGGCGATCAACACTGGAATCGTCGGGGCATCAGGGGCCGGAATGTCACGCGGCGCGCGCAACACCGCGCCATAGCCCGCGCGATAAGCATCCCCGCTGTCTAGCATGTCGCGGATCACCGCGTCGGTCTTGATCGGATCGTCGTGTGCCACGCTGATCCGTGCGCCGTCGCGCACGTCGAACCAGGGGAAGAACCAGGTTTGCTCGATGATACGGTTCCAGAGCCAGGTAAGATGCTCGCCGTAAGGGCTTGGCTGGAACGGAGGCAGGTAATCGCGATCGAAGATCGCCATCTCCTCCGGCGTCCATATTGCGTAGCCGCCCGTCGCCAGCGTGGTGAATCGTTCGGGATGCCGTTTGACCGCGCTCACCAGGATGATGCCGCCGGAATGGAAACCATAAGCTGCGGTTCGATCGATACCGAGCGCGTCGAGCAACTCGATCAGCGCCCCGGCAAACGCCTCGATATCGGGCTCGCCCGGCAATGGATCCGACTGGCCGAACCCGGGAGTGTCTGGGGCGATGCAGGTGAAATGCTCCGCCCATTTCAGCATCAGCGGCTCATATTCCGCTGAGCTTCGTGGGCTTTGATGCACCATCAAAAGGGGCGGCCCGGAACCAGCCTTGCGATAATGGACGCGGCGTTCCCGGACGTGGACGAAGTGGCGAGTGATCGACATGCCTTCAATTTGTCCGGACAAATTCCGCTCGACAAGTGTTTTTTTTGCCTACTAGTGTGCGAATCAGATTTTCGCAGGAGTTTCGATGATGACGCTGATCGGCACGAGGATGGTCTGCGATGGCAAGACCGCCCGTCAGATTTTCGAAGAGGTGATGGCCAATCCGGCGCGCAACAAATTCGGCTTTGGCGACAAACTGGCGATCGTGAACGTCGATTTTCAGCAGGCCTATACCCGCACCGATCTGTTCAAGACCGCTTATGAGACCGATCCGGCTCAGATCGAATACACCAACCGGATATCGCGGCTGGCGCGAGAGCGCGGCATGCCGGTGATCTGGAGCAGGGTGGGCTATAAGGAGGATGCGGCGGACGCCGGGATCTGGGGCACGCGCACCAACACACCTGATTCGCTCCAGAACATCAAATACGGCAGCGAACGGCACGCTTACGACCCCCGCTGCGAGATCGATCCCGACGACCTTCAATATACCAAGCGCATGCCGTCGGCCTTTTTCGAAACGCCGCTCAACAGCTATTTGCGCTGGCACAAGGTCGATACCGTGGTGGTGACGGGGGGCAGCACGTCCGGTTGTGTCCGCGCAACCGCCGTGGACGCGCTGGCCTATGGCTTTCGTGCGATCGTTCCGATCGAAACCTGCGCCGACAAGCATGAGAGCTACCACTTCGCGAACCTGACCGACCTGCAACTCAAATATGCGGACGTCGAGCCGGTCCAGACGGTGATCGATTGGCTGGAGGCGCGCTGATGGTCGACGCCGATATCCAACTCGCCGACCCAGGCCTTTATGATTTCTCACCCTATCGCGGTCGCGCGAAAATCAGCTGGCCGGGCGGGAAGAAGGTCGCGGTGTGGGTCGCGCCGAACCTTGAATATTATGAGATCGACCCGCCGGCGCATCCGAACCGCAAGAGCTGGGCTAAACCGCATCCCGATGTGGTTGGTTATGCACATCGCGATCATTCCAACCGCGTGTCGCACTGGCGCATGGCCGAGGCGATGTCGAAATATGGCTTTCCCGGATCGGTGTCGCTGTCGGTGGCCTTGTGCCAGCATCATCCGGATGTGGTGCGCGATGCCAATGAGCGTGGCTGGGAGTTCTTCAGCCATGGCATCTACAACACGCGTTACACCTACGGCATGGATGAGCGCCAGGAACGCGCGATCATCGAGGATTCGATCAGGACGGTCCGTGAAGCTACCGGGCAGACCATCCGTGGCTGGCTGGCGCCGGCGCTGACGCACACGCCGCGCACGCTCGATCTGATTGCGGAATATGGCCTCGATTATACTTGCGATCTCTATCACGACGATCAGCCGCAGCCGGTGAAGGTCAAATCGGGCCGGCTGATCTCGATCCCGTACAGCCTTGAAGTCAACGATCACTACGGTTTCTTCGTCTACAATATGTCGCCCCGCGAATATGCCGACACGCTGATCCGCCAATATGAGCGATTGGCCGAGGAAGGCGAGCAATCGGGCACAGTGATGTGCATTCCGCTTCATGCCTATTTGATCGGCCAGCCGCATCGGATCGGCCCGTTCGCCGAGGTGTTGCGCCATATTGCGGCGGACGGCCGAGCGTGGATCGCGCGTGCCGGCGAGATCGCCGATCATTATTCCCAGCATCATTATGCGGAGGCCGCCCATGGCGCTTGATCCCGCTTATC
Protein-coding sequences here:
- a CDS encoding S53 family peptidase — its product is MADNRQILVGSEHAAPRDMKAIGRVPGDEIITVSLYLKPTAQKGAPAVSSRAELRARREKDHAADFDAIAAFAHEAGLEVVAKDAARRLVQLRGKASVVEAAFGTELHHYAQKGKVYRGRTGPLLLPATVVGRVAAVLGLDTSPIATPKIVPHRGTTPPTGFLPTDVAKLYGFGGSDAAGQCIGIIELGGGFTDADNQAAFKAMNMPVPDIVAIGVDGAGNAPGASDADGEVALDIQVAGGVAPGARLAVYFAPNTSQGFVDAITQAVHDDANKPSVLSISWGSGENGWSQQSIAVMGAAFQDAATLNVTVCAASGDGLATDGENDGQAHVDYPASDPAVLGCGGTRITLAGGGITKEVVWNSNGGGTGGGVSVLFALPGYQKNAGVPLPRGSAGGRGVPDVAGNADPDSGYRILTAGQVGIIGGTSAVAPLWAAIVAILNVIRKSPLGLPHAHLYAVPDVFRDITSGDNKSGGVGFSAGKGWDACTGLGSPIGSALRSAPGITAT
- a CDS encoding NAD(P)/FAD-dependent oxidoreductase, producing MDGQTLRDKPLDKKGLLEKYLAERDKRLRDDGNDQYLDLEGAFAHYATDPYTRFVEREPVFDHVTFAFVGAGFAGLVTGARLAEAGITDYRLIEKGGDVGGTWYWNRYPGAQCDTASMIYLPLLEETGHMPTEKYVHGPEILAQCQRIAGQYGLYDKALFHTQIASLNWDEGRSLWVVSTDRGDRFTAKYIGLGTGPIHIPKLPGIPGIEDFKGHSFHTSRWDYGYTGGNAAGAKLDKLADKRVAIIGTGATAVQIVPHLARAAKELYVVQRTPSSVDVRDNAPIDPDWFTEIATPGWQQRWLENFTANQTPGFMIDEDLVQDGWTDISRRIKERVAMLPPDQRSFEQILAVWEDADFEKMNEIRARVDTIVEDLEAAENLKAWYRQLCKRPCFHDQYLQAFNQPGTHLIDTDGKGVEKITAKGFVVAGREYEVDCIVYASGFRVGANLSALVAFDVVGRGGLKLSDAWGDGMRSLHGIHVHDFPNMFVVTPAQGANLISNVPHNLTASGRTIAAVVARAEEIGAKEVEVSREAQDEWVALLLTGSARSLRTAPDCTPGYYNNEGKDSGPAAAYAVGYPLGAHAYFKYLGDWTMSGKFDGIEFR
- a CDS encoding CoA transferase, yielding MTAPTPLAGLKVVEFTHMVMGPAAGAILAALGAEVIRVEPPEGDKTRTLLGSGAGYFPMYNRHKQSVHLDLKTVEGLAAATQLAVEADIVIENFRPGALDKLGLDYATLSALNPRLIYCSAKGFLPGPYEKRTALDEVAQMMGGLAYMTGPPGRPLRAGSSVIDVTGGMFGVIGVLAALEERHRTGKGKLIQASLFETTVYLVGQHMAQLAVTGKAADPMPVRISAWAIYDVFETKDEPVFIGVVTDALWEKFCKLFGLDELWADESLRKNNERVRQRERILPQIRTLIAGFARAEIVERLEGTGLPFAPIGKPEDMFDDPHLNASGALETVTLPDGRETRLPTLPIAFDGALVSRPANLS
- a CDS encoding hydroxymethylglutaryl-CoA lyase: MNRVHISEVGPRDGLQSIARVMPLAAKKAWILAEAAAGVPEIEVGSFVPPSLLPQMADTAELVAFAKEIDGLAVAVLVPNLKGAERAIAAGAQKISMPFSMSETHSLKNVRKDHAGVIAEIRAIAELVAAQPNATRPHFEIGLATAFGCTIEGLVSEDSVTRLAAAAIEAGAAEVGLSDTTGYANPAQVKRLVRRVKAEVGQHRLNTLHLHNTRGLGLANALAGLEEGITTLDASLGGLGGCPFAPGASGNIVTEDLVFMLEAMGYETGIDLEKLLKVRAIIAEALPGEPLYGFTPDAGLPLGFAQVAA
- the leuD gene encoding 3-isopropylmalate dehydratase small subunit translates to MTPFTRLSSIAAPLIRNNIDTDAIIPSREMKSTGKTGLADGLFAAWRYLTPGGRDPNPDFVLNQARYANAHILLGGHNFGCGSSREHAVWALAEYGIRAVIAPSFAPIFAGNCTRNGIVPLVLDESAVAAIAVADDVVAIDLAQQTVSVAAGHQWRFEIGAEAKAMLLEGLDAIDLTFKYRAEIAAFQRTDRAARPWIYLGDTKS
- a CDS encoding 3-isopropylmalate dehydratase large subunit; translation: MADLTGGANLIAVDRIFLHERTGAAALNSLRAANRPVADPARVFCVMDHIVDTRPGRSDQTLMPGGQAFITETRAATVAAGITLFDVTDRDQGIVHVISPELGIVLPGCTLIAPDSHTCTQGAFGALAWGIGSSEAEHAMATGTLRLPRPQTMRVAFDNMLAPGVTPKDMILALIAKYGAGGGKGYAIEFTGDAVTALDMEGRMTLCNMATEFAAMTGIIAPDDRTFEWIRGRRYAPSGIVLEQAIAEWRTLASDPDATFDADIAIDASTIEPMISWGTSPEHSIGVSRHVPLNPPQQALAYMGLEAGQALIGLPIDAAFIGSCTNGRLSDLRRSAALLRGRHVAPGVKALVVPGSMSVRRAAEAEGLDRIFTDAGFEWRMSGCSMCFYAGGESFPAGSRVVSSTNRNFEGRQGPNIRTHIASPETVVASAIAGRIADPRELAR